Proteins from a single region of Lysinibacillus sp. JNUCC-52:
- a CDS encoding AbrB family transcriptional regulator: MLTFYKQMFLTLCIGLLGALLFQFLHIPMPWLLGAITAVLCVQLFTKIQLQWHKYFRNVGLIVAGYSIGFAFTKEAVQDIQQFLGSIIVLNLIFILLFFAISFLVAKRTELDFPTALTCCVPGGMTQIVAFAEEQGNMNMAVITFYQVLRVLLIVGFVPLMVTGTGENIVTVDGTLSLPLFILLLICGVAGWLAQKVRIPTGYMLGPVFLLMGLNITGLEVPKMPISFLHLAQLVIGIYIGLLLKKEDLHLSKKHVFYAFISAGLFIGAAYALSFIMKNLYELDFRTGFLSIVPGGLDQMGIIAASVHANVTIVTAFQLFRVLIVSIFLVPLVKIFVKKAKT, from the coding sequence ATGTTGACATTTTATAAGCAGATGTTCTTAACACTATGTATTGGGTTATTAGGAGCGCTGTTATTTCAATTTTTACATATTCCGATGCCATGGTTGCTGGGAGCAATCACAGCTGTTCTATGCGTACAGCTATTTACAAAGATACAATTGCAATGGCATAAATATTTTCGAAATGTTGGGCTAATTGTGGCGGGATACTCCATTGGGTTTGCTTTCACTAAAGAGGCAGTACAGGATATTCAACAGTTTTTAGGCAGTATCATTGTTCTTAACTTAATCTTTATTTTGTTATTTTTTGCTATCAGTTTTTTAGTAGCAAAACGTACGGAATTAGATTTTCCTACGGCACTAACGTGTTGTGTCCCAGGAGGAATGACACAAATTGTTGCCTTTGCCGAGGAGCAGGGAAATATGAATATGGCTGTCATTACGTTTTATCAGGTATTACGAGTATTGCTAATTGTTGGCTTCGTTCCATTAATGGTGACAGGCACTGGAGAAAATATCGTTACTGTGGATGGAACGCTCTCATTGCCATTATTCATTTTACTACTTATTTGCGGAGTGGCAGGGTGGCTTGCCCAAAAGGTGAGAATTCCAACTGGTTACATGCTAGGTCCCGTTTTTTTATTAATGGGCTTAAATATTACAGGGCTTGAAGTGCCTAAAATGCCCATATCATTTCTTCATCTCGCACAGCTCGTAATTGGTATTTATATCGGCCTGCTACTAAAAAAAGAAGATTTGCATTTATCAAAAAAACATGTATTTTACGCTTTTATTTCAGCGGGGCTTTTTATTGGCGCTGCATATGCATTATCCTTCATTATGAAAAATTTGTACGAGCTTGATTTTCGCACAGGCTTTTTAAGTATCGTACCAGGAGGGCTAGATCAGATGGGAATTATAGCTGCATCTGTTCATGCAAATGTGACCATTGTGACAGCA
- a CDS encoding LytTR family DNA-binding domain-containing protein, with product MKIHLMINSALEETEIHIHAKEYNENIEKLMKQLQAAQTTMLDGYLQQEIHLLKITDIYSIYAEGAKVFLQTEEQEFESKRKLYELEAQLAKDFARVSKSTLVNINKIASIQMGKIGSTELLLDNDVSIHVSRKYLKDLKRQLGIGRDF from the coding sequence ATGAAAATTCATTTAATGATTAATAGCGCGCTAGAAGAAACAGAAATCCATATACATGCAAAGGAGTACAACGAAAACATTGAAAAATTAATGAAGCAGTTGCAAGCAGCCCAAACAACAATGCTAGACGGCTATTTACAGCAAGAAATTCATTTACTAAAAATTACAGATATTTATTCCATTTATGCTGAAGGCGCTAAAGTCTTTTTACAAACAGAGGAGCAAGAATTTGAATCAAAACGCAAATTATATGAGCTCGAAGCGCAACTAGCAAAAGATTTTGCACGTGTGAGTAAATCGACCCTTGTCAACATTAATAAAATTGCTTCTATTCAGATGGGCAAAATCGGCTCAACGGAATTACTGTTAGACAATGATGTGTCGATTCATGTTAGTCGGAAGTATTTAAAAGACTTAAAACGGCAATTAGGTATTGGGAGGGATTTTTAA
- a CDS encoding DUF3021 domain-containing protein encodes MKILRMMIIGLLFSLSSSYILVTLSIVSNHAMVTGPELLEQVIIATILGIVIGTLSLIFEIERLLFSVQLVVHFIAVTLCVMIAGYFGRWFEHGGIMYVLVSELIIYFIVWCVLYILQKSEIEEINHVIQKRKE; translated from the coding sequence ATGAAAATATTACGCATGATGATTATTGGTCTACTGTTTTCACTTAGCTCATCCTATATTTTAGTGACGTTAAGTATCGTTTCTAATCATGCAATGGTGACAGGACCTGAATTACTCGAGCAAGTAATCATTGCAACCATACTTGGGATTGTAATTGGTACGCTCTCCCTTATCTTTGAAATAGAGCGTTTATTATTTTCTGTCCAGCTAGTCGTGCATTTTATTGCCGTTACACTGTGCGTGATGATAGCAGGCTATTTTGGTCGTTGGTTCGAACATGGCGGTATTATGTACGTGCTCGTTTCAGAGCTTATTATTTACTTCATTGTCTGGTGCGTTTTATATATATTACAAAAAAGCGAAATTGAAGAAATCAATCATGTAATCCAAAAAAGAAAGGAATAG
- a CDS encoding ABC transporter ATP-binding protein, which yields MTFAIQVEHLQKHYGEHLAVKGISFKVEQGSLFAFLGANGAGKSTTIEILCTLLQKSSGTVTINGYTLDEKSMNGEIRKSIGVVFQQSLLDERLTVRENIIHRGKTYGLSRAQLAENYRFVSTYLHLEDIEQQKYGTLSGGQKRRADIARALIHRPKILFLDEPTTGLDPQTRQFVWQTIKQLQEETNMTVFLTTHYMEEAAVAHQVIVLKQGRIVAEGTPDFLKTQYAYDQMALVFHDRSMGLKWLKDNTLHFTENQGIFSVRLDSTMHALSLLKSAEPFLASFEVIKGSMDDVFLHIMAQGDAM from the coding sequence ATGACGTTTGCGATTCAAGTCGAACATTTACAAAAGCATTATGGCGAACATTTAGCGGTCAAAGGCATTTCCTTTAAGGTAGAACAAGGCTCGCTCTTTGCTTTTTTAGGTGCCAATGGTGCTGGTAAATCGACCACTATTGAAATTTTATGTACATTATTACAAAAATCAAGTGGAACTGTAACGATTAACGGTTATACGCTCGATGAAAAATCTATGAATGGGGAAATTCGTAAATCAATCGGCGTCGTCTTTCAGCAAAGTCTACTAGATGAACGGTTAACGGTACGTGAAAATATTATCCACCGCGGCAAAACATATGGTTTATCGAGAGCACAGCTTGCAGAAAACTATCGATTTGTCTCGACCTATTTACATTTAGAAGATATTGAACAGCAAAAATATGGCACATTGTCTGGAGGCCAAAAAAGACGTGCAGATATCGCTCGAGCACTTATTCATCGACCGAAAATCTTATTTTTAGATGAACCTACAACTGGGCTTGATCCACAAACACGCCAATTCGTTTGGCAAACGATCAAACAACTACAGGAAGAAACAAATATGACGGTGTTTCTAACAACACACTATATGGAAGAAGCTGCCGTTGCGCATCAGGTCATCGTATTAAAACAAGGTCGCATTGTCGCTGAAGGAACACCCGATTTCTTAAAAACACAATATGCCTATGACCAGATGGCACTTGTATTTCATGATCGTTCGATGGGGTTAAAGTGGCTGAAGGACAACACATTACATTTCACCGAAAATCAAGGTATTTTCTCAGTTCGACTGGACTCTACTATGCATGCACTTTCCCTTTTAAAAAGTGCCGAACCCTTTTTAGCCTCGTTTGAAGTTATTAAAGGATCGATGGACGATGTTTTTCTTCATATTATGGCACAAGGAGATGCGATGTAA